Genomic segment of Methanosarcina vacuolata Z-761:
ATAGATTTGGAGATGGAAGTGCAAGCAATAGAATTGCTGCAGCAATTAATGCACTATAATGTAAACCGGGGGCTAGCTTATGACTTTCGATGCACTTGTGGATGATTCAATAAGATCTCTTCACAGTTGGGTAAAAAATGAAGGATATTATGGATGGGATCCTTATGATGCACTAAATAGCGAAATAGTAAGCAGGCTATGCTCTAATTCTCAGCCATTGGAGATACTAATAACTCAATTAAATAAGTACTCTATCTTAAACATCAGGCCAATTCTAGGTATTGAAAAAGGGTTAGATATAAAAGGTATATCACTTTTTGCTCAATCATTTGCAAAAATTTATTCTTTGACAAGCGATCAGCAGTATAAAGATGATTTATCAGAATGCATGAACTTTTTAAAAAGTAAATCTCTCAAACAAAAATATGGTTTTGATTGCTGGGCAGGCCACTATTTTAATTATAGGGGCTTTGACGGAAGCACATTAGCTCCAGACATACCTGATGTTATTACAACATCAAATGTAATCAAAGCAATAGCTGACAGTTACTCAATTTTTAAGGATGAGGAGCTAAAAGATATCGGAAAAAGTGCATATGATTTCTTAATCAAATATCTACTAAGAAAAACAGATGACGGGCTTTATTATCTAAAATATGATACATTAAGTGAAAACAAAATTGTAATAAACGCTTCTGCTGAAGGTCTAAGCGCTATATGCAGATTAATGCCCTTATTTAACGATGCTGAAATGAAAAAAATCGCGTGCCAGCTTTCCGAATTCTTAGTGTGTACTCAGGATTCAGACGGTTGTTGGATATATAGTAAATACAAAAGTGGAAAGATAAGACGTCAAACTGACTTTCACCAGGGTTTTATAATAGATTCTCTGGTTGAATACCTTCCTTTTGCTGAGCCAAAAAAACAGGACCAGTTAATGAAATCAATTAATAAGGGAGTAAATTTTTACAGAAAAAAACAGTTTTTAGACAACGGTAGATGTTATTATAGATATCCCAAACTATACCCTGTAGACATACATAATCAAGCTCAGGGTATAATCACCTTTAGTAAGTTAAGTGTATTTGACGCAGAGTTCCTTGAGTTTGCAAAGAAAATTTTAGAATGGACAATTTTTAATATGCAGGATAATTCGGGATACTTTTTCTATCAAAAAAACAGGATACTCACAAACAAAATTCCTTATATGAGATGGGGAGCGGCCTGGATGATGCTGTCTATGGCAACATATTTAGAGAAAGTGGGGGTGGCAAAATGGTAAGAGTTTTAATGTGTGGATCTGTAGCTTCCTCAGGAGGAGTTTCCACACATACTAAGAACTTAATGGAAAATTTGTCTGTTGACGCAAACAAAATATTATTGTACAATTATTATACAAATAAAGCTGGTTCAAAAAACACAAATTTCGAAAAGGTATACCGACGTACTTTTGGATTATTCTTCCAGATTTTATCCAACAGAAAAAAGTATGAAATAATTCATGATCAAACATCAGGCGGTATATTCAGTTTTATTTCTGCAATAACTGCATCCATAGCATCCAAAATCGTAGGTAAAAAGTTAATAGTCACATTCCATCACTCAAAAACAGAAGAGTTTGTAGAAAAATACAAACCATTTTTTAATTTCGTTTTAAAAAATATAGATACAATGATTTTAGTTTCAAATAAACAAAAAGAATTTATTTCCAAGACCTTTCCAAAATACTCAAATAAATTAGTTGTAATTCCAAATGGGTATGATTCAGCCTTTTTTTTCCCAAGAGATGCCAGCGAATGCAGATCTGCTCTGAGTATTCCTATGGATAAAAAGGTGATATTTAATATCTCAAACTTAATCGACATAAAAGGTCACAAGTATCTTATTGAAGCAATTGGCAATATTGCAAAAACCAGATCTGATATTTACTGTATCATTGCAGGGAAAGGTTATCTATTAGAAACTCTAGAGCAACAAATAAAAGACTCCAAACTCGAGGACTATATAAAATTAGTAGGGTGGATCCCTGACAATGAGATCCCTATTTACATAAACACCAGTGATTTCTTTGTCCTTCCAAGCCTGGGCGAGGGAAATCCTATTGTTATGTTTGAAGCAATAGGGTGTGGAAAACCATTTATAGGAACGAAAGTCGGGGGAGTTCCTGAGATTATAGCTTCTGAAGATTACGGATTATTATGTGAACCTGCAAGTTCAGAAGAACTAGAAAAAACTATAATGTCAGCATTAAATAAAAATTGGGATACTTTAAAAATTAAAGAATATGCTGAATCTTTTACCTGGAAAAATATTGCAAAAACAACTAAATCCATCTATGAGCAAACTTCGTGAACCAGCCCACCTGCAAATCTAACAATTCGCAAGAAGGCATTTTGGTTCATTTCTTTAAAGTCAGACAAGCCATATGTTCTTCAAAGTGAACACTAGTCATTAAAAAGTTAAACCAGCAATTAAAGAAATGAAATCAGTAATCAAAAAAATTAAAATAAAAACTAAAAAATTAAACTGGTACTTAAAAAATGAAATTAGTACTTAAAAAATTAAAATCGTTCCGTTGCCAGGTACCAGTAACAGGAAGTAGGGCTGTTCGTGCTCTTATTGGTGAGCCAGCCCATCATTCCTGGTTTTCCAATTGTTAGCTGAGGCAAACAACTGGAACTTTCACTGTATCGCAGGCATTACATTGCTGTCACTGGTCTTCAGTTTCAGGACTGGTGACATCACCTTCCAACTATTATTATATTGGCTGCAGTACTTGATTTGTCACCATTGGTTGCAGTTAACTTTACAATGTAGAATCCTGTTGCGTAGGTGTGACTTGGGTTTGATTCGGTAGAGGTAGTTCCATCACCAAAGTCCCACTTTATTGAGGCAGCGTTGACAGACCTATCCGTGAATCTAACCGTAAGAGGAGCACGCCCAACCTGAGGTGTCAATGTAAAGCTTGCTGTTGGCGAAGCAGATGTTCCAGTAACGGTTATTGCCTTACTTATGGTATCTGGACCATCTGCATTGCTTACAGACAGGTTAACTGTATAAGTTCCTGCAGCAGCATAAACATGTACTGGGTTTGCATCGGTAGATGTGGATCCATCACCAAAGTCCCAGTTCCATTCATTTGGACTGTTACTGGATGCATCGTTAAACTGAATCGTAAGCGGTTCTGTCTGCTTTGCAGTGAAGTTTACAACTGGTGGTGTCGGTACACGATTTACTTTAATATCCATTGATTTTGGATCACTGGAACCGTCATCGTTTGTTGCAACCAGGGTAACACCGTATGTTCCCTCACCATTGAACACATGCACAGGGTTCTGCTCAGTTGATGTACTTCCGTCTCCAAAGTTCCAGTTCCATTCATCTGGACCGTTAGTGGATGTATCAGTAAACTGAACAGTCAGTGGAGCAGAGCCTTCTGTAGAATTTGCAGTAAAGCTTGCAACTGGTGAGACTGGTACACGGTTTACTTTAATATCCATTGATTTTGGATTGCTGGAACCGTCACCATTTGTTACAATCAAGGTAACATTGTATGTTCTCTCACCACTGAACACATGTACAGGGTTCTGCTCAGTTGAATTAGTTCCGTCTCCAAAGTCCCAGTTCCATTGAGCTGGACTGTTGATGGATGTGTCATTGAACTGAACAGTCAGAGGAGCATAGCCTTCTGTTACATTTGAAGTGAAGTTCGCAACTGGTATTAAGCGGGTTACGGTGATAACCATTGATTTTACATAGCTAGAACCAGCACCATTTGTTGCAACCATTGTAACAGTATATGTTCCCTCACTATTGTATACGTGTACAGGATTCTGCTCGGTTGAATTAGTTCCATCTCCAAAATTCCATTCCCATTGAGTTGGATCGTTAGTAGATGTGTCAGTGAACTGTACAGTAAGACTTGCAGTGAAGTTTGCTACAGGAAGAACTGGTGGCACAGGGCTTTTCAAAGTGTATGTCCCATTACCAATACTCATGAACTGAATACCATCAGATGTCTGATTAAATGGTACCAACACACCATCACAGACCAGGCTTGAAGGAGAAATCGTAGTCTGCACGTTTATATTGACTGGATACCCACCACTCGTATTTAGCTGGAACTTTAGATTATCCTCATCAGATTGTAAAACATTAGTGGTAGCAGTCTGTGCCATTGAACTGTAATACCATTTTGAGAAATCAACCAGATTAATATTGTTTGAATTCAGATTGATCACAAAAGTCTCGAACAAATCTGGACTTATTGAATATTGATCAGCCGGGCTATTATCTGTCTCATGTGTAAAGCATGGAGAAATTGCACCGTGTGCTGAACTCTCTGACCACCAGGCCCATGTCTCGTTCGAAAGGGTATTAACATTAGGGATAAAGGCCATACCCATTGGACCATTTCTATACAGCGACCCGTACTTATTGTACGCATAGATTGCATGTGTTATATTATCTTGATTTCCGCTAGAACTCCATGAAGCCGGTGTCAAACCAAAGGTTCCGTTCATAGCCCCAATTTGAGAGTCTATTGTTCCATTTGCTTCTTCAAGAGGCAAAGACTCAAGTCCAGGATAAAAGTGTATACATCCCTCAAACCCACTGGCAAACAGACTGTTATCATACGCAGTATCAGTAGAGTTTTTCATATTATTTTCAGAAACGTAAATGCTTGCAGTTTGATCCCGAGAAATTAAGAAATCTATACCATTCTGGTTATTTGTAACATTCGGGTAATCCAGACCAAATGCCATTATATCATTTCGCGCGTATGGCGTGATAGTTTCTCTTGGAATGGATTGAGTTATGTTGTAGAGGTGCACATTAACCCAACCGTCTGCACCTGATGCATAACAGTTAAGGTAGATCAAAGGCTGAATTACGTTTGCATAGGGTAGCTTTCGTGTTTTCTCTGTTGTATAAGGAGTAATAACATACATCTCAGGCCCAGCTGTAACAATATTCGTACGGTTTGAGTCATCACTGTGGATACTAACCGTAACTCTATTATCAACAACTGAACTTGCAGGAATCGTGAAACTAGAGCTTAACAGACTGCCATCATCGCTTGTCCAGTAAGACACTATCTCATAACTATCATCTGAAGCATGTCTGACACCTACATAGGCAACTGAAGTATGTATATACCCGTATGACCATTGTGAACTTGAGTCAACTCCCATTGTAAATGTCAGGTTTTCGTTAACAGCAGGATACGCGCCTGTGAAATAAGTACTCCCATTAGAATTATTCCCACAGCTAGAGTCAATGGACCCTAATGTAGGATTGTATGTAAGATCCAGGTTTGAGGTATATGGAGAAATTGGATTGGCCGTGTAAATATTATCTGGAACTTCGCTTACTTTGCTTGCGTCAAATGTCCAGAGTTGCAGCTCAACTCCACTGTTATCTGGTAGTTCTGATGTTGTAGCTGTGTAGGAAGTATCATTGTCCCAAGTAACATGGCCTTCTGAATCTGCAGAGGATACATTTACAAAATGAGTACCTTCAAGTGCTATAATGCTCCCATTCCAGATATTTCCACTTTGATTAACGAGTGAAACATCGTTTGCCTTTACCTCACTGACACCTACATTATCAGTTGTACTAACAGTTACAAGGATAGAATCACCAGTGTTAGGTGTATTGTCATCAAGATCAACAGAAGTGATGACAGGAGATTCTGTATCTGATTCTGTATCTAATACATTTATTTCACCTGGATTTATAACTGGATTTATTGTACTGCCGCCATCAGCAGTTATCAATCCTGGCTGTATGTTTAGATTTGCAGTACCTGCCTGTTTTCCGGTTATAGTAATAGTTCCAAGCAAAACATTGGTATCACCGGAGTTAACTTTTTTTCCGAGGTCAACACTTTTTATCAAAACTGAACTCGAAGGAACTGTGGAGTTCTCTGGTATTGAGTTCCAACTAGGAAACGAAACCTCAGTTATTTCCGCAATTTCTGGATTCGAAACCAAAATTGTCATTTCGAAACCTGCCAGTCCTGCAGGAACTTCATCCATTACAATCTGAACTTCCTGGGAAGCACCCATGTCCATCTGAACTGTTTGAGGAACAAATGAAGTGACATTTGCTGCCGATGCACATGATATCCCTAGTCCAAAAAAGACTAGAAAGATTAAAACTCTATACAGCTTATTCATACATTCTTTCTCCCTAAAGTATATTATAAAGCTTCACAACATCATCAAAATCAATAATATTGTTATTATTGTAATCAAAAAGAGTAACAGGAGCATTTTCTCCTATCCAATTCATATTAGCATAGTATGCTACGATATCATCGAAATCCACTTTTCCGTTTCCATTGATATCCTCACAGAGATTATCATGGTCTGAGTCAATTGGTGGATTAGTGTAACCGGGGAAAGGCTTATTCTCGAAAACGTTAATTATAACTGACGTTGAATTCATGCCGTATTCATTGCTAGCTGTCAGATTTACATTATAATTTCCTGCTGCCGAGTAAATATGCATTGGATTTCTTTCGTCAGAGTTAGCAGTTTCATCTCCAAAGTTCCAGCTTATAGAAGTTGCATTTTTCGAACTGTCGTTAAACTGGACAGAAAGAGGAGCATAGCCTTCACTGACATTGGTACTGAAATTAGCTGCAGGAAGAACCGGTTCCTCTTTAGATCTAAGGGTAATTTCTTTAGTTACGTCTCCTACTTTTACCTCAAAGTTCCCAGGAGGGATTGCTGTTGTATTGTAAGAATAACTGAAGTTTCCGTTTGAGTCAGCCTGTATAGTCTGAGAAGCCGTAATTTTCAGATCAACCTCTGAGACTCCTTCTTTAGCATCTCCATCGATCATTATTTGATAGGTTCCCGTCGGAACATCTGATCGAGATACAATTGCAGTGTCTCCTGAAGCATTTGCGCTTTTTGATAACCAACCAACTTTCTTTGCCCTCACATTGAGGTTGTTCACACCCCTAGCTTCAACTGTAAAGCTATTACCTAGTCCCTTAACAATTGTTACATTTTGAAGACTATACTCATACTCTCCCTCTGAGACAGAAACATTTTTTTCAAAGGTTACAAACGCGTTGATTTTGTCCTCAGGAGAGGCACTTCCGTTTATATTAATGATATCCCCACAAACAGGTTCTTGAGGAGAAAATTCCCAGTTAATAGGGTTAGCAACATTGACTGTAGCTAATTTTGAGTTTGTACCGTTTTCGCTACTCACTGTCAGAGCTGGTTCCATGTTTATTTCAGCAACTTCTGAATTTAAAGCAGAGAATGTATTATTGGAACCTAATGTTCCATCAGAAACGTCATCCTTCATAATCTCAATATTCTGGGAAAAACCCATGTCCGTCTCAACTGTTTGAGGAACAAGTGAAGTGACATTTGCTGCCGATGCACATGGTATCCCTAGTCCAAAAAAAACTAGAAAAATTAAAACTTTATACAGCTTATTCATACATTATTTCTCCCTAAAGTATATTGTAAAGCTTCACAACATCATCAAAATCAATGATATTGTTATTATTGTAATCAAAAAGAGCAACAGTAGCGTTTTCTTTTATCCAATTCATGTTTGCATAGTAAGCTACTACATCATCGAAATCCACCCCCCCATTCCCATTGATATCCTCATAGAGACCATTATTGTCCGGGTCTGTTGGTGGATTAGTGTAACCAGGGAACACAGGAACATAGGGATCAGTGAAGGCCTTGATACACACATTTGTGTTTGGAAAATCTGTTGTAATGTCTTCCCAGGTCTCTCCACTACTGCTAATAAAACTCTCTCCTGAATTTGCTGTTGCCTTACTACTATCACCATCATCACCTGACAGCGGTTCTTCTATGGCAATCGGGTATCCATATTCAATGTTCGTAAGGTTTAGAACAACTGAGAAATTTTGGCCGGCTGTTAGCCGAATATCAGAATCGAGGGGAATTGTATGATAGCCTGCGACTGAAGTTGACCCATTTTCGGAAAAAACTGGACCAGTTTGATTTATGGGACCCGATACCGGATTAGTGTAAATATAAATTTCGTAGTTGCAGCCTGAGTCTGTTGTATAGAAACTTACAGCTTTGAGAAGTTCGTCGGATTTTGCAGTAAAGATATTTGCACCCCAGGCTGTAGTGTTGTCTACTGTATACCCCAAACTATTGGTCCATCCAAGGGGATCATACTGGTAGATTAATTCATAATTATCAGGACTTTCAGCCATGAAGACTGAATTATAGCATCCTATCTTTGAATCATAATAGGAAACATAGAAATACCCATTTTCTCCCCAATCTGCACCCCAACTATTTCTGACTATAAATGCTCCATCTCCAGGAGGGGCCTCGGAAAATTTACTCTTATCAAAAGAATCGTTCCAGCCTACAATAGCCACAGCATGGTTCGTGAGTGAGGTATTATTATAATAATAACTGGCAGTAGCAGGGGAATAAAAAGTATCGTTATAGTACATTGAAGTATATACTGCTCCATAATTCTGAACTGCCCATTTAATTCCATCATTGTTCAGAGAACCCTGCCTATTCGGAAGAAAAAGCACATTTTGTACATGTTTCTGTAACGACAAGTCCTGAGGGGACACATTGGAATCAGGATC
This window contains:
- a CDS encoding PKD domain-containing protein; the encoded protein is MNKLYRVLIFLVFFGLGISCASAANVTSFVPQTVQMDMGASQEVQIVMDEVPAGLAGFEMTILVSNPEIAEITEVSFPSWNSIPENSTVPSSSVLIKSVDLGKKVNSGDTNVLLGTITITGKQAGTANLNIQPGLITADGGSTINPVINPGEINVLDTESDTESPVITSVDLDDNTPNTGDSILVTVSTTDNVGVSEVKANDVSLVNQSGNIWNGSIIALEGTHFVNVSSADSEGHVTWDNDTSYTATTSELPDNSGVELQLWTFDASKVSEVPDNIYTANPISPYTSNLDLTYNPTLGSIDSSCGNNSNGSTYFTGAYPAVNENLTFTMGVDSSSQWSYGYIHTSVAYVGVRHASDDSYEIVSYWTSDDGSLLSSSFTIPASSVVDNRVTVSIHSDDSNRTNIVTAGPEMYVITPYTTEKTRKLPYANVIQPLIYLNCYASGADGWVNVHLYNITQSIPRETITPYARNDIMAFGLDYPNVTNNQNGIDFLISRDQTASIYVSENNMKNSTDTAYDNSLFASGFEGCIHFYPGLESLPLEEANGTIDSQIGAMNGTFGLTPASWSSSGNQDNITHAIYAYNKYGSLYRNGPMGMAFIPNVNTLSNETWAWWSESSAHGAISPCFTHETDNSPADQYSISPDLFETFVINLNSNNINLVDFSKWYYSSMAQTATTNVLQSDEDNLKFQLNTSGGYPVNINVQTTISPSSLVCDGVLVPFNQTSDGIQFMSIGNGTYTLKSPVPPVLPVANFTASLTVQFTDTSTNDPTQWEWNFGDGTNSTEQNPVHVYNSEGTYTVTMVATNGAGSSYVKSMVITVTRLIPVANFTSNVTEGYAPLTVQFNDTSINSPAQWNWDFGDGTNSTEQNPVHVFSGERTYNVTLIVTNGDGSSNPKSMDIKVNRVPVSPVASFTANSTEGSAPLTVQFTDTSTNGPDEWNWNFGDGSTSTEQNPVHVFNGEGTYGVTLVATNDDGSSDPKSMDIKVNRVPTPPVVNFTAKQTEPLTIQFNDASSNSPNEWNWDFGDGSTSTDANPVHVYAAAGTYTVNLSVSNADGPDTISKAITVTGTSASPTASFTLTPQVGRAPLTVRFTDRSVNAASIKWDFGDGTTSTESNPSHTYATGFYIVKLTATNGDKSSTAANIIIVGR
- a CDS encoding PKD domain-containing protein; this encodes MNKLYKVLIFLVFFGLGIPCASAANVTSLVPQTVETDMGFSQNIEIMKDDVSDGTLGSNNTFSALNSEVAEINMEPALTVSSENGTNSKLATVNVANPINWEFSPQEPVCGDIININGSASPEDKINAFVTFEKNVSVSEGEYEYSLQNVTIVKGLGNSFTVEARGVNNLNVRAKKVGWLSKSANASGDTAIVSRSDVPTGTYQIMIDGDAKEGVSEVDLKITASQTIQADSNGNFSYSYNTTAIPPGNFEVKVGDVTKEITLRSKEEPVLPAANFSTNVSEGYAPLSVQFNDSSKNATSISWNFGDETANSDERNPMHIYSAAGNYNVNLTASNEYGMNSTSVIINVFENKPFPGYTNPPIDSDHDNLCEDINGNGKVDFDDIVAYYANMNWIGENAPVTLFDYNNNNIIDFDDVVKLYNIL
- a CDS encoding lectin like domain-containing protein, with amino-acid sequence MRQISIQKTIELLGKKSIVFSGLLVLVLVVSSSVAIADTEVLENNEETVPSLAPVNPDFVIYQQDKIFSQSEFALDGNKTGFIPPTVDLSHLRSIPAVSGPFSSNYDLRALNRVTSVKNQNNSGVCWAFATYGSLESYLMPEENWNFSENNMKNLLSSAYPEGFDRNANEGGNHLESTAYLVRWSGPVDENDDPYDPDSNVSPQDLSLQKHVQNVLFLPNRQGSLNNDGIKWAVQNYGAVYTSMYYNDTFYSPATASYYYNNTSLTNHAVAIVGWNDSFDKSKFSEAPPGDGAFIVRNSWGADWGENGYFYVSYYDSKIGCYNSVFMAESPDNYELIYQYDPLGWTNSLGYTVDNTTAWGANIFTAKSDELLKAVSFYTTDSGCNYEIYIYTNPVSGPINQTGPVFSENGSTSVAGYHTIPLDSDIRLTAGQNFSVVLNLTNIEYGYPIAIEEPLSGDDGDSSKATANSGESFISSSGETWEDITTDFPNTNVCIKAFTDPYVPVFPGYTNPPTDPDNNGLYEDINGNGGVDFDDVVAYYANMNWIKENATVALFDYNNNNIIDFDDVVKLYNIL
- a CDS encoding glycosyltransferase translates to MVRVLMCGSVASSGGVSTHTKNLMENLSVDANKILLYNYYTNKAGSKNTNFEKVYRRTFGLFFQILSNRKKYEIIHDQTSGGIFSFISAITASIASKIVGKKLIVTFHHSKTEEFVEKYKPFFNFVLKNIDTMILVSNKQKEFISKTFPKYSNKLVVIPNGYDSAFFFPRDASECRSALSIPMDKKVIFNISNLIDIKGHKYLIEAIGNIAKTRSDIYCIIAGKGYLLETLEQQIKDSKLEDYIKLVGWIPDNEIPIYINTSDFFVLPSLGEGNPIVMFEAIGCGKPFIGTKVGGVPEIIASEDYGLLCEPASSEELEKTIMSALNKNWDTLKIKEYAESFTWKNIAKTTKSIYEQTS